The following coding sequences lie in one Seriola aureovittata isolate HTS-2021-v1 ecotype China chromosome 5, ASM2101889v1, whole genome shotgun sequence genomic window:
- the foxd5 gene encoding forkhead box protein D5 codes for MTLSSEFESSQHAALPLEEDEIDIVGEDRSTHGRLYRNECSTDAGSSAESGAEFDSSEPDSSGESENSFCADAPPSRKAQSSSVKPPYSYIALITMAILQSPLKKLTLSGICDFISNKFPYYRDKFPAWQNSIRHNLSLNDCFIKIPREPGNPGKGNYWSLDPASEDMFDNGSFLRRRKRFKRNQPEFSKDGLMFYSSLNCYRPYGQPYCVRGQVSPPTTAPIRYMPLQEGIMVPPSSYHLLPQTLNNHGKCSGPKDFRAQLCATEPAEPKPGPKAKCSFSIDSIMSKPSPVAPQNPNPQQSQHSALGYGHLVSGPAACLVPTLLQAPRTPFCPPAMLSTAPLINEHLRLSYPRC; via the coding sequence ATGACTCTCTCCAGTGAATTTGAATCTTCACAACACGCCGCCCTGCCTCTAGAGGAGGATGAGATTGACATAGTGGGCGAGGATAGGTCTACCCACGGGCGTTTATATCGAAATGAGTGCTCTACGGACGCAGGCTCCTCAGCAGAATCTGGTGCTGAATTTGACTCTTCAGAGCCGGACTCATCGGGGGAGAGTGAGAACAGTTTCTGCGCAGACGCACCGCCGTCCAGGAAAGCCCAGAGCAGCTCGGTAAAGCCCCCCTACTCCTACATTGCCCTCATCACCATGGCCATCCTGCAGAGCCCGCTGAAGAAGCTGACGCTGAGTGGCATCTGTGACTTCATCAGCAACAAATTCCCCTACTACAGAGACAAGTTCCCCGCTTGGCAGAACTCCATCAGGCACAACCTCTCCCTCAACGACTGTTTCATCAAGATCCCGAGGGAGCCTGGGAACCCGGGCAAAGGTAACTACTGGTCACTGGACCCAGCCTCAGAAGACATGTTCGACAACGGCAGCTTCCTGCGGCGAAGGAAGCGGTTTAAGAGAAACCAGCCAGAGTTCAGCAAAGACGGACTTATGTTTTATTCCAGCTTGAACTGCTACCGGCCGTACGGGCAACCATATTGTGTACGGGGCCAGGTAAGCCCCCCAACCACTGCTCCTATCCGGTACATGCCCCTGCAGGAGGGCATCATGGTTCCTCCCTCTTCCTATCACCTTCTACCACAGACTCTGAACAACCACGGAAAGTGCAGTGGGCCTAAAGACTTCAGAGCGCAGCTTTGCGCAACAGAACCCGCTGAGCCAAAGCCTGGCCCCAAGGCAAAGTGCTCCTTCAGCATCGACAGCATCATGAGCAAACCCTCCCCCGTCGCTCCTCAGAACCCGAATCCACAGCAGAGCCAGCACAGCGCTCTCGGATACGGTCATCTCGTGTCGGGCCCCGCTGCCTGTTTGGTTCCGACGCTCCTGCAGGCTCCCAGGACTCCATTCTGCCCCCCTGCCATGCTGAGCACTGCTCCTTTAATAAATGAGCATCTCAGACTCTCTTACCCTCGCTGCTGA